The genome window AAAGCAAGCTAGTTTTCCCGGGTGTGAACGTACAGAATCCCGATTGAGGGATTGAAACCACACGATCTCTGTCGTCGTGACCGTTTTTCCGAAAGTGTGAACGTACAGAATCCCGATTGAGGGATTGAAACCTGGGCCGTGCACAATGCAGCTGCACACCATGCCGATTGTGTGAACGTACAGAATCCCGATTGAGGGATTGAAACCATGCTCTCCATCCTCATCGCATTCGGCACATTCATTGGTGTGAACGTACAGAATCCCGATTGAGGGATTGAAACTATTCGACCACCTATCCATACATCGCCGGCACCCTGGTGTGAACGTACAGAATCCCGATTGAGGGATTGAAACGCCAGATGCGCCGCACCCACCCAGCCGCCTCCCTGCGTGTGAACGTACAGAATCCCGATTGAGGGATTGAAACCTCGTTGCCCGCCCTTCTGTCGCTGGGACAGCAGCAGTGTGAACGTACAGAATCCCGATTGAGGGATTGAAACGGATCGCTATCGGAAAGCCATCAGGGAGAAGCGCGCAGGTGTGAACGTACAGAATCCCGATTGAGGGATTGAAACAGGTACGGTTCCTGGCTAGGCTTACGACGGAGAAGAATGGTGTGAACGTACAGAATCCCGATTGAGGGATTGAAACTGGGGATGTTGTCGGGAGCGATTCGAGTACCGGCAATAGTGCGAACGTACAGAATCCCGATTGAGGGATTGAAACACCGAAATCCACCACTCGAATGCGCCGCCAATCACTTGGTGTGAACGTACAGAATCCCGATTGAGGGATTGAAACCCTGCGGGATGTCCAGGGCCTCGTGTTCGCCCTGAAAGTGTGAACGCTCAGAATCCCGATTGAGGGATTGAAACACGAGGATGTAACGACGGTACAGTCTCGTTGTAACGAGGTGTGAACGCTCAGAATCCCGATTGAGGGATTGAAACACATACGTCGGAGCCCCCACAAGTGTTGGAAAGACTTCTTTTAGTGTGAACGCTCAGAATCCCGATTGAGGGATTGAAACTCTAGAAGCAACGGCACGATCTCCTTGTGCACTCGATATGTGTGAACGCTCAGAATCCCGATTGAGGGATTGAAACCTTGTTGTAGTCTACCCACCAGATGTACCCATCGGCAGTGTGAACGTTCAGAATCCCGATTGAGGGATTGAAACACTAGGAGGATGGCATGGCATTCAGTCATGGCAAGAGGTGGAACGTTCAGAATCCCGATTGAGGGATTGAAACATGGCCCCCACATCCTGGAAGCCCTGCTGCCCCCGCGTGTGAACGTTCAGAATCCCGATTGAGGGATTGAAACCCCATAGTCGAACCCGAACCCCGAATAGTTCGCCATGTGTGAACGTTCAGAGTCCCGATTGGGGGATTCACTACCGTACAGGGTGCTGATCCCCAGAAAATTGGATTTGAAGGTACTGTGAAGGGTTGACTTCTTGAGTTTGAGCCTGGACATGTTCCGGGTTTGTTGGGGATCGCACGGATGGAGCGGGAACTATCGGAGATATTGGGTGGGCGCAAGGTGGATCTGCACACGTCATAGGATTTGAGCCGGTATTTCCGCCAGGATGTGATGGCGGAGGCAGAGGTTCGGTATGAGCAAGGAGGGTGATGTCCGGCCGCAGTAGCATCGAGGAGGAGGGCCATGCTTTGCAGAGCGGTGATGATTTTAATCATCCTGGCTTTTTCTTCGTGGGGTGTGGCCTGGGCCGATGATGAACCGACGCCCCTCATTGTATACCCAGACTTGCCCCTCCAGGCGGGCTGGACATGGTTCGGAGGGTGGGTCAGCTTCAGTTGCCAATGGGCCACGTTTTACGTGTATTCTGGGGATCCCGTGGAAGGAGAGCTCTTGGGCAGTAACTATGCATATCTCCCACCGAAGTCGAATGGGGCTCCCACCCTTCGTCTGCCGCGAAACCCGATTGGCCTTGTGCTCGCTCTTAATCGTCCCCTCCGGGAGGGCGAGACCACCACCGTTTACGCCGAATGTGGGAATGGAGAGATCGTTCAAGACACATTTATCGTCGAGCCCTTCGTCTCATGGCCCAAGCCGCTTTGGATATCCCCACCGTTCTATTACGTGCCTCCAGATCTTTGGTTCACCGCTCCACCAACGGCGGGAAGCACGGCTGTGAGCGGGCGGCTTTCTGACGATGCTTGTATTGATCGACCCATCTACGTATATTCGGGTCTCGGACCTGAAGACGAGCTTCTGGGAAGTGGCATTGTGCAATCCGATGGCAGCTTTCGCGTGTCCTTGAAACGTCCCGTGCAAGGCGAGAACATCACCTTTTACGCCGATTGCACCGTTAACGTGCCATACGGGATCGTTGTTCAGGAGACCTTCATGGTCCCACCCATAGTCCCAGAACCTGCCACCCTCTTGCTTGTGGGAGGAGGGATGGCCGTCCTGGCGGGTTATGCGAACCTGCGCCGGCGAACTTCGCCCGGCGCAAGGCGGTGAGATGTCAAGTGATAACCGCTGAGCGAATTGCACCATTTCGCACATCGAGTGAAGACTACGATCTAACCGAACGTCTCAAAGCCCACTTCGCCCGACTGCGCCGGGAGCGTTAGCCCTTCTGCTTAACGGGAGCGGAATTCGACGAGATCCTGAGATGGAAGCTGGGAGGGCAGTACGGACGTCAACAAGCCAGGAGAGCGGCCAACACGGAAGAGGTCATCAGGGCCGTTACCGGCGTTGCGTTGATGATCACGCATCCTGACGAGGGCTATAAGCTTGAGCTTTGGGTCAATCTATTGTGCGCGCTGCGCGATGTGGGAGTTCGGTTGCGTCGGCCGTGCTTGCTTTTGTCTATCCCGAGCGGTATGCCGTGATCGATTTTCGAGGATGGCAATATGTCTTTGGAGAGGAAAAAGCCGGCTGTTCGATCGCCGACTACAAGCGGTACTTGGGAAAGGTCCGTAGCCTGGCTGATCGGCTGGAGTGGCTCCCGCAGGAGGTTGGCCTCGCGATATGGGCGTATGACAAGAGGCACGGGTGGTGCTCACAGCACCAAGCGGGCTAAGGGGTGATGTGATGACGAGAGCTAGGAGTAGCGGCAAAGCGTTGTCGTGCTTATTAGGACTCTTTGTCTTGTTGGGGTGTTCTCGGGGCCAACCGACACCAACGATTGACGTATCGTCCATAGAAGCAACGGTTGCTGGTCGTATCTTTGCGACACTAACGGCCCAAGCCGTTTTGGCGCATCCTGAGACACCTGCAGAGGCGAGGGAAGACATAGAGGCCACGGTCGTGAGTCGTGTCCTGGCTACACTAACGGCTGACGCGGTGTCTGTACAGAGCCGGACTCCTGAGGCGAAAGAGACACCAACACCGACGAACACGCCAGCGCCTCCGACTCCGACTGTCATACCCTCGCCTGTGCCTTCACCAACATCCCCCGAGCTAATGGCAATTGTCCAGGCAGAGGTCTTAAATGTGCGTTCCGGCCCTGGTACCAACTATCCAGTGATTGCGTCTGTAAAGCAGGGGGACAGCTTGCAAGTGATGGCTCGCAACCAGGATGCCAATTGGATCGAGATCATGCTCTCCAGTGGGCGACGTGGTTGGGTTGCTGTTTGGCTTGTTCAGCATGGCTTCGCAATTGAAGCTGTGCCGCTTGCCAGCGTAATCCCGACACCTCCTCCCACGCCGAGTCCGACACCGACGGAAGTGCACAAAGAATTACAGGTGACGTTCATCAACATGCACTACGAGTGTCAAAGGCGAATATGGGAATTTGAGGCAAAAAAAGGCATCGTCGAGCGCGTATGGGGTTACCGCAGCTTCCAGGTGGATATGTATATCACGAACAATAGTGACAAACCGGTAGAGCCTCCGTGGAGGCCAAGACGTTGGATCATTACGGATGGTCGTCAGGAATACATCTCGGACTTAATGTGGCAATGGGTTCATAAACGTACGGGGGCTTACAAGCAACCCCCTATTTACCCTGGACAAACCGCTGGCTGGACCTTCATGGCTTTTCCATTGGACGCGGGTCAGTGGGTTAAAGCGGCAGAGTTTGAGTGGAATGGGCAAGTTTACCGGCAGGAATTCGATCTAGGCCCAGTCGGCAACTCATATAACTACATCGATTGCGGGGACGTACTAGATCACCCCTATTATCCGACGCCAACACCGAGGCCTTAATTTGCGTCCGAGCAAAGGGATTGGAATCGGCGACATCAACCCCTCATGTTCACGCCCCTGTCACGTGACATTGAGAGCGAGCGATGAAAATGCCAGACATTGTTATAAATGCGTTAATCGGTATAGTGAGTATAGGCATTGGCTACCTTGTGTCGCGACACCAAAACATAGAACTCATAAAGGCAGCCAAGCAGCTTTTGCGAGCGTCTGTACCAATCTCGTTGCGAGATGAATTTCACATGACGCATATTCTCGCCGATTACATTCAGAAAGACTCATTTCGCCCTGATTTGATTGTAGCCGTTGCTCCTGGCGGGGCCATGATCGGTGAATGGCTCTCGCGGCGCTTCATAGGTAACAAAGCATCTCCTATTCCCATATGCGTTCTGTGGATGCATGTAAAGCGAGATTCAATGGGACGACATCTCTCGGCACCGAGAGCAAGTGCTCCTCTAGGACATCCTTCAGTCAAAGCCAAGCG of Chloroflexota bacterium contains these proteins:
- a CDS encoding SH3 domain-containing protein, yielding MAIVQAEVLNVRSGPGTNYPVIASVKQGDSLQVMARNQDANWIEIMLSSGRRGWVAVWLVQHGFAIEAVPLASVIPTPPPTPSPTPTEVHKELQVTFINMHYECQRRIWEFEAKKGIVERVWGYRSFQVDMYITNNSDKPVEPPWRPRRWIITDGRQEYISDLMWQWVHKRTGAYKQPPIYPGQTAGWTFMAFPLDAGQWVKAAEFEWNGQVYRQEFDLGPVGNSYNYIDCGDVLDHPYYPTPTPRP
- a CDS encoding phosphoribosyltransferase yields the protein MKMPDIVINALIGIVSIGIGYLVSRHQNIELIKAAKQLLRASVPISLRDEFHMTHILADYIQKDSFRPDLIVAVAPGGAMIGEWLSRRFIGNKASPIPICVLWMHVKRDSMGRHLSAPRASAPLGHPSVKAKRVLIVNDISRTGRTLEAAVKAVKEMLPDSLIKVAVLFLSEDAGPPYPDYWVDKPSRRVVFEWKQGRA
- a CDS encoding PEP-CTERM sorting domain-containing protein; the protein is MVPPIVPEPATLLLVGGGMAVLAGYANLRRRTSPGARR